The genomic DNA GCCTGGAACACGCGGTGCCcgtcctgtcccagctggttgGTGGCCACGCACTGGTAGGTGCCCGAATGTCCCACAGTGACGTTCCCAAGCTCCAGGACGGGACCCCGGGCAACCTCCTGCCCATTGTGCAGCCAGGTGAAGgtgacaggggctgagcccacctgcACCGAGCAGCGCAGGGTCACGGGGTCACCTGTGTGCACCTGGTGTGACAGGGGACCAGGGGTGATGGTGGCATTGGCCACAGGAACTGTGGGGACACAGACAGGGCTGGCAATGGGCGAGGTGGGATGGGGGTCCCGTGGGTGGGGCCACCCCCAGCCCGAGGGTCCCGCTCACCCAGGACAGTGACATTCAGGGGGACACTCTCGGCTACGCTGTTGCCATCGCTGACCCGGCAGTGATAGTGGCcgctgtcactgtccccaaTGTTCCACAGCTCCAGGTGGGGGCCAGAGCTCAGCGGTgcccccgagcccccccggTGCCAGGTGAAGGACAGGGGACCTGTCCCTGCGGCCACTGCGCAGCTCAGCACGAGGCggtcccccagtgccacctgtCCCCCAGGGGGCTGAGTAAGCAGGGACACACCTGAGAGTGGAAcccctgcaggagaggggacacaggagggaCTGGGGTCATGGGAGGAGCGGGGGACACCAGGGAGCAGTGAAAGactcagggaaggggaggatcAGAGAGGGGTGGGAGGATCCCCGTAAGGAATAACACGGCCCAGAGTTGGGGGAGAGGATTGGAAAGGGCTGGAAGGGCCCCCAGGGAAAGGTGGGAGATTCAGCCAGGGGACAGATGGAGAGGGTTGAAGGGAACCACAGGGAAGGTTCTGGGGACCCAGACAGGGATGGTGGGACCTGTGGACAATGGAGGGACCTCGGAAAGGGAGAGGTGAACCCAGGGAGGGTGAGGGGACCTGGTGAGGGATGCAGGCACCAGGGAAGGTGATGGGAGGACCCAGGGACAGAcctgggaaggcagggaggcagaCAGAGGGTTGAGCAAggatgggagagctgggagggctgtgagggctcTCCGTGCCCATCCCCGCACTCACTGCGCACCGTGATGCCGAGCCGGGCGCTGCTCTTCTGCACGGTCCCCCCCTCAGAGCGCACCTGGCAGCTGTAATTCCCCGAGTGGGAGACCCCCACGGCGGGCACCAAGAGCTCTCGAGACCACTGTGGGCCCCCCACCAACTGCCCGTCCCGGTAGAAGAGGTGCAGAAGGGGGGCTCCGGGccgcagggggctgggggtgctgcgGCAGCTGAGATTGAGGGGGGACCCCTCGGTGACTTCAGGGGGACCCTCCAGCACTGGCACCgagaagagctctgggaaggagaggggaggggaggactGTGACTCTGAGTCCTCTGGGaagtggctctggggctgtcagGATATTGgagttcctgccatggcagtgctCACCgtgcactgtcactgtcaccggCGCTGACTGTGACTGCCACAAGTTCACCGAGCCCCTGCAGTGGTAGCGGCCactgtggtgcagctgcagggggggcagggacagctcggTCCCTCTGagggacccccccaaatcctTCTCGTCTTGGTAAAATCTCACCGTGCTGACCGACAGGACCTGCCTGACCCGGCAGCGCAGTGTCACCGTGTCCCCCTCCAGCAGTGGCCgtgctggcacctgcagcaccagccgGTCTGTGGAACAGGAGGGTCCCAAGGCATTGAGGGGTTTGAGCCAGGTCCAAGGTGGGGGTCCATGGCACCAGGGACATCTGGGTGGAGTCTCCATTGCACAGGAGgatcccagggacagcaggaacaACCCCGTGGCAGAGGTGTCCCCATGGGTGTCCCTTCCCACTGGGATGCCCTGGAATGTACTGGgatgtccctgtgtgcaggggacAGGCTCTTGCCACACGAGGGATGCGAGACCACCCATGGAGTAGAGCCCACCCAGACCTATCAGGGGACACCCTGATCATTTAGGATCCACACTCACCATCTAAGATTGTCACGGGGGGGCTGCGTCCACTGGCGGGTCTGTCACAGGTGTAGGTGCCACTCTCGGTGACAGTGACATAGTCTCGTCTgttctgctcccactgctgcccatCCTTGTACCAGGTGGTGGCACCGGTGGTCCCCAAGCCCTGGCAGGTCAGTGTCACCTggtcccacagcactgctggtgtccaggggggctgcaccaggagctgggtggtCTGGGTGCCTGTGGGTGACAGGGGACACCAGCCTGCCACGGCCACCACTGGGCttgggacagcaggacagggacacagcatcCCCTGAGGACTCACCAGAGAGGCCGagggtctgggctggaagggagaagggacagggctgagtaggggtggccctgcagggacagcagcacccgGGGGATAAGGTGTGGTGTCTGTCCCCAGACTGTCCCCAGTGGAACACTGGTGTAGCACGGAGGTCttgaggacagggacacctcggtcaccctgggctgaggcaggacatggggacactgtggACACCCCATGCTCTCACAGGTCAGCTCCACCATCCTCACAGCGCCTGTCCCTACAGCCACATCCCCATGGCCCTGTGCCCTTGATCCCATTCCCATGGctcctgtccccatgccccCATCTGCATGGTACGTGGCCGTTGTCCCTGTCCAtgcctccctgtgcccctgtccctgtccccactgctgccccagccccaaggTTCCTTTTGCCACTTCCTTGTCCCCACATCTCTGTCCCCCTGTTCTTGTCCCAACATCCCAGttcccctgttcctgtccctctgtTCCTGTCCCCAAAGCCGTCCCACATCCCTGGTCACCTCCATGCACTGGGTCTGCTGGCCTTGGGGACCTCAGGGACCTTGcagcccccctgtgccccctccccaccgcTCTCTGCCTCACCAGGGCCCATCCCCGGGATGCCAGGTCCGTGCCCAGGGCACTCaccccacaggagcagtgccacCTTTCTGgccatccccgtgtccccggccatccaggctggctgtcactcgctgccaggagctgctgtcccctgcgTGGTGGCTCTTCGGACAAAGGGGAAGGAAGCAAGGTCAGGTCTCATCCTCAAGCGTATCTGGCTCTTGGTGGGGGCAGGGTGGCCACAAGCTGGGGGCAGCATGGGGACAGGctgaggacaggctggggacaaggctggGTGGCGCACGGTGGGACATGACCCTCTCAGGAGTGGGGGGCTCAGGAGTTTGGGGAGCCAGGGATGGGGGAACTCAGGGATGGGTGTCCCAGGGAAACGTGGGATCCAAGGATTTGGTGTCACGGGATGGGGGTCCTGGGGATGAGGTGAGGGGGAATGGAGGGTTACGTGAGAATGGGGGCGTCCTGGGAGAATCAGGTTCCTGGAAAGCGAAAGGGGATTAAATGGGATGGAATCTGGGGAGAATATTCCTTGGGAATGGGGGCTCTGGGCCATGGAGGTCTTGGGGAGGGGCAGTCCTTGGAtggggctcccagggaggggGAACATAAAGAATGGGGGTCCCAATGCTGAGTTCCCAGGGGCATGAGGGtcccagggtgggcagtggcCGTGTGGGcccatgggctgcagctccttccctgggtgCCTCAGATTTTGGGTTGTCCCAGAGCCCCGCGCTAGCCCCCGAGATGCTCATGGTTTTGGGGGTCACAACAGGCAGAttctgaggggctctgggtctgtgtccctcctgccccccaggggcttttccctctcttcatGTCCATTTacttccctttttcctcagttttgcaTCTCTCAGTTTGTGGCTTGATGATCCTGGGGAGCTCCTGAGCAGGGAATGGGTTGGGGAAcactggggaaggggaaaaggggttctgggctgcaggagcagatcTGGGGGCTGTGTGGGATGGGGGTGTCCGGCTGTGCACCCCAACACTTTCACTTTCtttctcctgcagcagaagaaagaggCTGTTTGTGCTTTGGTCACACAGGGGTATGGGTTCTGTCCTAGGGGGGGCTCATCCAGGGGGGTCCTGTCCTGCGGGAATGGCAGTTCCTGGGAGGGTTCCAGACCTCCCCATTCTCACTTATCCCCTGCAGGGTCTGAGCTGgcaagagcagctggggaatggagccccaggcaggaaggagctccCCAACTCCTCCTCCTGGAAGCCACTGGCCATCCAAGTGTGGGGCCCAGCCAcggcccagccccactgcacagggatgggcattggccagccctgctctggccagccccagggggCAGCCGGCACCTGAGgctcccccctgcccccttgGCTTGCATTGTGGCagcttcagagctgctgcaaaggTGAGAATTGCGTGGGGGGAAAAAGGGCTGCCTGTGGcttgctcagccctgcaagAAGCACAAAAGCCAATGGCAGCCCaagcagtggctctgggagggCCTTTGATGgtttgcagagcagggctggctggaaaccgcccctgcaggggcagctgtgagggaagCAGCCCGGAAATGCAGCAAGGGATCAGTTTGTCCCTCTCAGCAAGGGGCTGAGAGAGccccagaagtgctgcaaatGCAACAATAATCTGCTCAACCTGAGTGGACCCTGTCTCAAACCTGCAGCCCTTTGGAATGATCCAGAAAGAATACTCATGTTTTGGCTGGACTgccagaagagaaggaaaagtgtGGAGTGAAAGGCAGAGGGGTTTCAGGAATTGTGGCATAAAGCCACAAGAGGTTCTGTAGTGACCCCGAGACTTGGTTGGGCAGTCGGTGCTGCCTTCCCTCTGTACAGGATTGGGGACTGCGGTCGTGGATgttgtgcagggctgtgcccagccctgggacactACTCAGCTGCCACTGGGCACTACGATCCGACCTGCTGCCTTGGAGGCTTCCACCCCCTGTCCGTGGAAGCCGAGAGGACCTCTTGGTGGCTGGGAGTTTGCCAAAAGAGCGATTTCCCCTCCTCAGTCCCGGCCGAGGCCGCCATCGGCCCTGAGACTTCGAGCTGGGCCTGGGGCGCCCCCTGCTGGCCGGGAGCGCTCCctgcagcgccccctgccggaCATGGTCATAATTCACCAAAGATGAAAAACCAGCCCTGGGCGGGAGGGAAAGTTCTGGGTTTCTGttcttgtttgttctgttttcttcaaaaaaatctttagtAAAGAGCTTTTATAGACcttcctgcattttttcctgGGAACCCCTAAAATTTTAGGGGTTTGGCAGACATTTCTCTTCTAAACCAAGACAGTTGCCAGCTCCTGGGTTCCAGCGTGGATGGGACAGACACTCCAAGTCAAAACACAGTAAGCCACAGGGCCACCCCACACTCTGCCTTTT from Prinia subflava isolate CZ2003 ecotype Zambia chromosome 31, Cam_Psub_1.2, whole genome shotgun sequence includes the following:
- the LOC134562838 gene encoding Fc receptor-like protein 2 isoform X2; amino-acid sequence: MAGDTGMARKVALLLWAQTLGLSGTQTTQLLVQPPWTPAVLWDQVTLTCQGLGTTGATTWYKDGQQWEQNRRDYVTVTESGTYTCDRPASGRSPPVTILDDRLVLQVPARPLLEGDTVTLRCRVRQVLSVSTVRFYQDEKDLGGSLRGTELSLPPLQLHHSGRYHCRGSVNLWQSQSAPVTVTVHELFSVPVLEGPPEVTEGSPLNLSCRSTPSPLRPGAPLLHLFYRDGQLVGGPQWSRELLVPAVGVSHSGNYSCQVRSEGGTVQKSSARLGITVRRVPLSGVSLLTQPPGGQVALGDRLVLSCAVAAGTGPLSFTWHRGGSGAPLSSGPHLELWNIGDSDSGHYHCRVSDGNSVAESVPLNVTVLVPVANATITPGPLSHQVHTGDPVTLRCSVQVGSAPVTFTWLHNGQEVARGPVLELGNVTVGHSGTYQCVATNQLGQDGHRVFQALSPELALEVTPQGHWNTVATGVGGSFLFLVLLVGGVFGWRWWNHMAARKQQERVPPDPPAPPEEGEVLYTHVVSTKQMGVSPRATTLQDPRVTYAELRGPHGRLQELSDIHRNML
- the LOC134562838 gene encoding Fc receptor-like protein 3 isoform X3, whose amino-acid sequence is MAGDTGMARKVALLLWAQTLGLSGTQTTQLLVQPPWTPAVLWDQVTLTCQGLGTTGATTWYKDGQQWEQNRRDYVTVTESGTYTCDRPASGRSPPVTILDELFSVPVLEGPPEVTEGSPLNLSCRSTPSPLRPGAPLLHLFYRDGQLVGGPQWSRELLVPAVGVSHSGNYSCQVRSEGGTVQKSSARLGITVRRVPLSGVSLLTQPPGGQVALGDRLVLSCAVAAGTGPLSFTWHRGGSGAPLSSGPHLELWNIGDSDSGHYHCRVSDGNSVAESVPLNVTVLVPVANATITPGPLSHQVHTGDPVTLRCSVQVGSAPVTFTWLHNGQEVARGPVLELGNVTVGHSGTYQCVATNQLGQDGHRVFQALSPELALEVTPQGHWNTAVATGVGGSFLFLVLLVGGVFGWRWWNHMAARKQQERVPPDPPAPPEEGEVLYTHVVSTKQMGVSPRATTLQDPRVTYAELRGPHGRLQELSDIHRNML
- the LOC134562838 gene encoding Fc receptor-like protein 2 isoform X1; translated protein: MAGDTGMARKVALLLWAQTLGLSGTQTTQLLVQPPWTPAVLWDQVTLTCQGLGTTGATTWYKDGQQWEQNRRDYVTVTESGTYTCDRPASGRSPPVTILDDRLVLQVPARPLLEGDTVTLRCRVRQVLSVSTVRFYQDEKDLGGSLRGTELSLPPLQLHHSGRYHCRGSVNLWQSQSAPVTVTVHELFSVPVLEGPPEVTEGSPLNLSCRSTPSPLRPGAPLLHLFYRDGQLVGGPQWSRELLVPAVGVSHSGNYSCQVRSEGGTVQKSSARLGITVRRVPLSGVSLLTQPPGGQVALGDRLVLSCAVAAGTGPLSFTWHRGGSGAPLSSGPHLELWNIGDSDSGHYHCRVSDGNSVAESVPLNVTVLVPVANATITPGPLSHQVHTGDPVTLRCSVQVGSAPVTFTWLHNGQEVARGPVLELGNVTVGHSGTYQCVATNQLGQDGHRVFQALSPELALEVTPQGHWNTAVATGVGGSFLFLVLLVGGVFGWRWWNHMAARKQQERVPPDPPAPPEEGEVLYTHVVSTKQMGVSPRATTLQDPRVTYAELRGPHGRLQELSDIHRNML